The Deinococcus roseus genome window below encodes:
- a CDS encoding GNAT family N-acetyltransferase, with amino-acid sequence MQIGFERVVLKRITELTSADWRLMHAFFRDRELADWNGARPVRLPLWLFKRILLEEEQAGDKWGFGIFTEGRLIGSVELYHLQPALPAHPIQGTLGIMIGERGLLGNGYGREALLALARHAFQGIQPPLERIRLTTFLHNVRAQRCFARVGFQVKSHAQKGDSTSVNMELTRAEFLKQMFIEGEIS; translated from the coding sequence ATGCAGATAGGTTTTGAACGGGTGGTTCTGAAACGCATCACTGAGCTCACCTCTGCAGACTGGCGATTGATGCATGCTTTTTTTCGGGACCGGGAACTGGCAGATTGGAACGGGGCCAGACCTGTGCGTCTTCCTTTGTGGCTGTTCAAGCGCATCCTGCTGGAAGAGGAGCAGGCGGGAGACAAGTGGGGTTTTGGCATTTTCACGGAAGGCCGTCTGATTGGTTCGGTGGAACTGTACCATTTGCAGCCTGCCTTGCCTGCCCATCCCATTCAGGGGACACTGGGGATCATGATTGGAGAACGGGGTTTGCTGGGGAATGGGTATGGCCGTGAAGCCCTGCTGGCCCTGGCCCGGCATGCTTTTCAGGGCATTCAGCCTCCTCTGGAGCGCATCAGACTCACCACTTTTTTGCACAATGTGAGGGCGCAGCGCTGTTTTGCCCGGGTGGGGTTTCAGGTGAAAAGCCATGCCCAGAAGGGGGATTCCACCAGTGTCAACATGGAACTCACCCGTGCAGAATTTTTAAAACAGATGTTCATTGAAGGAGAGATCTCATGA
- the panD gene encoding aspartate 1-decarboxylase produces the protein MERIMFRAKIHRATVTQADLDYVGSITIDQDLLDLADILPHERVDIYNITNGNRLSTYALSGARGSGVIGINGAAAHLVQPGDLVIIAAYGNFTETEARTMVPQVVHVDQHNRPLLVGV, from the coding sequence GTGGAACGCATCATGTTTCGAGCCAAAATACACCGGGCCACCGTCACCCAGGCAGACCTGGATTATGTCGGCTCCATCACCATCGATCAGGATTTGCTGGACTTGGCAGACATCCTGCCCCATGAACGGGTGGACATCTACAACATCACCAATGGAAACCGCCTTTCCACCTATGCCCTCAGTGGTGCCAGAGGAAGCGGTGTGATTGGCATCAATGGAGCTGCGGCCCATCTGGTCCAGCCGGGAGATCTGGTGATCATTGCTGCTTATGGCAACTTCACCGAGACCGAAGCCAGAACCATGGTTCCCCAGGTGGTGCATGTGGACCAGCACAACAGACCTTTGCTGGTGGGCGTGTAG